A single window of Synechococcus sp. C9 DNA harbors:
- the xth gene encoding exodeoxyribonuclease III, with the protein MQIATWNVNSIRTRLGHIQQWLQKNPVDILCLQETKVVDEQFPQDSFPGYTCAVAGQKSYNGVAILSKIIPTSISIGFTPVLGAEAVGDLDAQKRLIHAQINGIEIINIYVPNGQSVGSEKYDYKLRWLRALHQYLSHFASLNLPVCVCGDWNIAPTDLDIYDPENKAEHIMASPPERQAFANFLSLNFHDGLRLCSQEAGQFTWWDYRAGAFRRNQGWRIDHILVSASLCPGVKNCWIDREPRSWAQPSDHTPVVLELVP; encoded by the coding sequence ATGCAAATTGCCACTTGGAATGTGAATTCAATTCGGACTCGTTTAGGGCATATTCAACAGTGGTTACAAAAGAATCCCGTAGATATTTTATGTTTGCAGGAAACGAAAGTAGTGGATGAGCAATTTCCCCAGGATAGTTTCCCTGGTTACACCTGTGCCGTTGCGGGGCAGAAATCCTACAATGGGGTCGCTATTTTGAGTAAAATCATACCCACTTCAATTTCGATTGGGTTTACGCCGGTTTTAGGGGCAGAAGCGGTTGGGGATTTGGATGCCCAAAAACGACTGATCCACGCTCAAATTAACGGCATAGAAATCATTAATATCTATGTTCCCAATGGGCAAAGTGTGGGCAGTGAGAAGTATGATTACAAATTACGTTGGTTGCGGGCATTGCATCAGTATTTAAGTCATTTTGCATCCCTAAATTTGCCGGTGTGCGTCTGTGGGGATTGGAACATTGCCCCAACGGATTTGGATATTTATGACCCAGAAAATAAAGCGGAACATATTATGGCTTCCCCCCCGGAACGGCAGGCATTTGCGAATTTTTTAAGCCTGAATTTCCATGATGGGTTGCGGTTATGTTCCCAGGAGGCGGGGCAATTTACCTGGTGGGACTACCGGGCGGGTGCATTTCGCCGTAACCAGGGCTGGCGGATTGACCATATTTTGGTTAGTGCTTCCTTGTGTCCTGGGGTCAAGAACTGTTGGATTGACCGGGAACCCCGCAGTTGGGCACAACCCAGTGATCATACCCCGGTGGTTTTGGAACTCGTTCCCTAG